Proteins co-encoded in one Ruegeria sp. HKCCD4315 genomic window:
- a CDS encoding molybdopterin-binding protein, producing the protein MANPTAAMLVIGDEILSGRTRDANMHFLAQELTKHGIDLKEVRIVSDDAPAIEGAVKALSDAYDTVFTSGGIGPTHDDITADCIARTFNTPIDIRDDARALLQAHYDKSGLELNAARLRMARIPDGAALIDNPVSTAPGFTLVNVHVMAGVPSVFQAMVASVLPTLTGGNPLLSQTLRVDRGEGDIATNLSALAEEFSDLSIGCYPFQINGAFGANVVIRGTDGGRIDAAMTRLAKELQL; encoded by the coding sequence ATGGCCAATCCAACCGCAGCGATGCTGGTGATCGGGGATGAAATCCTGTCCGGCCGCACCCGTGATGCGAATATGCATTTTCTGGCGCAGGAGCTGACGAAACATGGCATCGACCTGAAAGAAGTGCGCATTGTCAGCGATGACGCCCCTGCCATCGAAGGGGCGGTTAAGGCATTGTCTGATGCCTATGACACCGTCTTTACCAGTGGCGGCATTGGTCCGACCCATGATGATATAACCGCCGATTGCATCGCGCGGACCTTCAATACGCCGATTGATATCAGGGATGACGCGCGGGCATTGTTGCAGGCGCATTACGACAAATCGGGGTTGGAACTGAACGCCGCCCGACTGCGCATGGCCCGCATTCCCGATGGTGCGGCGCTGATCGACAATCCGGTCTCGACTGCACCGGGCTTTACTCTTGTGAACGTGCATGTGATGGCCGGTGTGCCTTCGGTGTTTCAGGCGATGGTGGCCAGTGTTCTGCCAACGTTAACCGGAGGCAACCCCTTGCTGTCGCAAACTCTGCGCGTGGATCGGGGCGAGGGCGATATTGCCACAAACCTGTCCGCCTTGGCCGAAGAGTTCAGCGACCTGTCCATCGGCTGTTATCCGTTCCAGATCAACGGAGCCTTCGGTGCCAACGTCGTGATACGAGGCACTGACGGAGGGCGGATTGATGCGGCGATGACCCGTCTGGCGAAAGAGTTGCAACTTTGA
- a CDS encoding peroxidase-related enzyme (This protein belongs to a clade of uncharacterized proteins related to peroxidases such as the alkylhydroperoxidase AhpD.) gives MPTALNLPMVDPLPPETQKYFDICVEKLGMVPNVLKANAFDIDKLNAFTAMYNDLMLADSGLSKLEREMIAVVVSSINKCFYCLVAHGATVRQLSGNPQLGEMLVMNYRVAPLDPRQRAMLDFAAKMTTSSAEIEEPDRQKLRDVGFTDRDIWDIANVTGFFNMSNRVASATAMVPNEEYHAQFR, from the coding sequence ATGCCCACCGCGCTGAACCTGCCCATGGTCGATCCGCTGCCGCCGGAAACGCAGAAATACTTTGATATCTGTGTCGAAAAGCTGGGAATGGTGCCGAACGTATTGAAAGCCAACGCATTCGACATCGACAAGCTGAACGCCTTCACAGCGATGTACAATGACCTGATGCTGGCCGACAGCGGCTTGTCCAAGCTGGAGCGCGAGATGATAGCGGTGGTGGTATCGTCGATCAACAAGTGCTTCTACTGTCTGGTCGCACATGGCGCGACGGTGCGTCAGCTGTCGGGTAATCCGCAACTGGGTGAGATGCTGGTGATGAATTACCGCGTTGCGCCGCTGGATCCACGTCAGCGTGCGATGCTGGATTTTGCTGCCAAGATGACTACCTCCAGCGCCGAGATCGAAGAACCCGACCGGCAGAAGCTGCGCGATGTTGGGTTCACCGACCGGGACATCTGGGACATTGCCAATGTTACCGGTTTCTTCAACATGTCCAACCGGGTGGCCAGCGCGACAGCAATGGTACCCAACGAAGAATATCACGCACAGTTTCGATGA
- a CDS encoding GNAT family N-acetyltransferase — translation MSLNWADIVDGTWPAAGYKALGPFQLREGRGGGSRVSAANALGPATDADIDAAEAAMLAMGQKRIFCLRPGDEALDTKLADRGYSVLDPVNIYACPVDLLTDQPIPPIMVFSVWEPLEIMREIWSSAGIGAERQAVMARAKGPKTSLLLRHNDKPSGVAFVAMHGDVAMVHALEILPDHRRQGLGHWTMRAAAIWARDNGAQTLSVICTKANAGANGLYRALGMELAGEYHYRHLE, via the coding sequence TTGAGCTTGAACTGGGCGGATATTGTCGACGGCACATGGCCTGCCGCAGGCTATAAGGCGCTTGGCCCGTTCCAACTGCGCGAAGGGCGGGGTGGCGGGTCACGTGTTTCTGCGGCCAATGCGCTGGGTCCTGCAACAGACGCGGATATTGACGCCGCCGAGGCTGCAATGCTGGCCATGGGACAGAAACGCATTTTCTGCCTGCGTCCGGGTGATGAGGCGCTGGATACAAAACTGGCTGATCGGGGGTACAGCGTTCTGGACCCGGTCAACATCTATGCCTGTCCGGTCGACCTGCTGACAGATCAACCGATCCCTCCGATCATGGTCTTTTCGGTCTGGGAGCCGCTTGAGATCATGCGCGAAATCTGGTCTTCGGCTGGGATAGGCGCAGAACGGCAAGCGGTCATGGCGCGCGCGAAAGGTCCCAAGACCAGCCTGTTGCTGCGCCATAACGATAAACCCAGCGGCGTGGCATTTGTCGCGATGCACGGGGATGTTGCGATGGTCCACGCGCTTGAAATTCTGCCCGATCATCGCCGCCAAGGTCTGGGCCACTGGACCATGCGCGCGGCGGCAATCTGGGCGCGGGATAATGGCGCGCAGACCCTCAGCGTGATCTGCACCAAAGCCAATGCAGGTGCCAATGGCCTTTATCGCGCGCTCGGGATGGAGCTTGCAGGCGAATACCATTACCGTCACCTTGAGTGA
- the sfsA gene encoding DNA/RNA nuclease SfsA — translation MRFETPLVPARLIRRYKRFLADCTLEDGHEVTAHCANPGSMMGLAEPGEKIWLEPNDDPKKKLKYGWRLVDHENGHFTGVDTSVPNRALRAALEAGEIAELAAYDTVRPEVKYGENSRIDFLLTGPGLPHAYVEVKSVTLSRQPGLAEFPDSVTARGTKHLGELAAMAAQGHRAIMLYLVQRTDCDQFALAADIDPAYAAAFESAQAQGVERLVYGTEISPLGVAVLPKQI, via the coding sequence ATGCGTTTTGAAACCCCTCTTGTCCCCGCCCGCCTGATCCGTCGCTACAAACGCTTTCTGGCTGATTGCACGCTGGAAGACGGGCATGAGGTTACAGCCCATTGCGCCAATCCGGGATCGATGATGGGGCTTGCCGAACCGGGCGAGAAAATCTGGCTGGAACCCAATGACGACCCGAAGAAAAAGTTGAAATACGGCTGGCGACTGGTGGATCACGAAAACGGGCATTTCACTGGCGTTGACACCTCGGTTCCCAATCGCGCCTTAAGGGCAGCGCTTGAAGCTGGTGAGATCGCAGAACTGGCCGCCTATGACACCGTCCGGCCCGAGGTGAAATACGGCGAAAACAGCCGCATCGATTTCCTACTGACCGGGCCGGGCCTGCCCCACGCCTATGTCGAGGTCAAAAGCGTGACCCTCTCGCGCCAGCCCGGCCTGGCCGAGTTTCCCGACAGTGTCACGGCGCGCGGCACCAAGCATCTGGGCGAGCTGGCAGCAATGGCCGCGCAAGGACACCGCGCGATCATGCTGTATCTGGTACAACGCACCGATTGCGACCAGTTTGCACTGGCGGCTGATATTGACCCGGCCTATGCGGCGGCGTTTGAATCAGCACAGGCGCAGGGGGTGGAACGGTTGGTGTATGGGACAGAGATTTCACCTTTGGGTGTCGCAGTCTTACCCAAACAGATCTAG